From Gemmatimonadaceae bacterium, one genomic window encodes:
- a CDS encoding MFS transporter produces the protein MTTVDADPRRWRQLILLSLAELFGMSLWLAAAAVGPQFAVRWQLSPSQSGWLVTIVQLGFVLGTATTAVLNLADVIPSKRLFAASALAGAAANAALVHAPTYERALVLRLVTGFALAGVYPPAMKMISTWFRSQRGLGIGTVVGALTVGKASPYLVHAFPGAGIAAVLYTVTGFAVLSAAIVTVGYHDGPYAFPSRPFSWSLVGTVFKEREWRLATGGYLGHMFELYSMWTWAPVFIAASAAASGMATGARTTEIASLVSFLAIAAGGVGCVWGGLVADRRGREWLVTVAMAASGACAVLIGLTFGRLFWVVAAVAIVWGFFVVADSAQFSALVTESVPAHAVGTALTLQTSLGFLLTMVSIQLVPPAEALVGWRWAFAMLALGPVFGIAAIRRLVAARGAA, from the coding sequence ATGACCACCGTCGATGCCGACCCCCGCCGCTGGCGCCAACTGATCCTGCTGTCGCTGGCCGAGCTGTTCGGGATGTCGCTCTGGCTCGCCGCGGCGGCGGTGGGACCGCAGTTCGCCGTCCGCTGGCAGCTCTCGCCGTCGCAGTCGGGCTGGCTGGTGACGATCGTGCAGCTCGGGTTCGTGCTCGGCACGGCGACGACGGCGGTGTTGAACCTGGCCGACGTGATTCCATCCAAGCGACTGTTCGCGGCGTCGGCGCTGGCGGGCGCGGCGGCGAACGCGGCGCTGGTGCACGCGCCCACGTACGAGCGGGCGCTGGTGCTCCGCCTGGTGACCGGCTTCGCGCTGGCCGGCGTGTATCCGCCGGCGATGAAGATGATCTCCACCTGGTTCCGGTCGCAGCGCGGGCTGGGGATCGGGACGGTGGTGGGCGCGCTCACGGTGGGCAAGGCCAGTCCGTACCTGGTGCACGCCTTTCCCGGCGCCGGGATCGCCGCCGTGCTGTACACGGTGACCGGGTTCGCCGTGCTGAGCGCGGCGATCGTCACGGTGGGCTACCACGATGGGCCGTACGCCTTTCCGTCGCGGCCGTTCTCGTGGTCGCTCGTCGGCACCGTCTTTAAAGAACGCGAATGGCGCCTGGCCACCGGCGGATACCTGGGGCACATGTTCGAGCTGTACTCGATGTGGACCTGGGCGCCGGTGTTCATCGCCGCGAGCGCGGCGGCGAGCGGCATGGCCACGGGGGCGCGCACCACCGAGATCGCTTCGCTGGTGTCCTTCCTGGCGATCGCGGCGGGCGGCGTGGGATGCGTGTGGGGCGGGCTGGTGGCCGACCGGCGCGGCCGCGAGTGGCTGGTGACGGTGGCGATGGCGGCGAGCGGCGCGTGCGCGGTGCTCATCGGCCTCACCTTCGGACGCCTGTTCTGGGTGGTGGCGGCGGTGGCCATCGTGTGGGGATTCTTCGTCGTCGCCGACTCGGCGCAGTTCAGCGCCCTCGTCACCGAGAGCGTGCCGGCGCACGCCGTGGGCACCGCGCTCACGCTGCAGACGTCGCTGGGCTTCCTGCTGACGATGGTGTCGATCCAGCTCGTGCCGCCGGCCGAGGCGTTGGTCGGCTGGCGCTGGGCGTTCGCGATGCTGGCCCTGGGTCCGGTGTTCGGGATCGCGGCCATCCGGCGGCTGGTGGCGGCGCGCGGCGCGGCGTAG
- a CDS encoding nuclear transport factor 2 family protein: MLTSRRGVVIAGALAVLAALSACSSPPSEPWGLTHAQAEAIRKDIRDEVTRAYDLSRPHIARNMLSLYPDSGRIISAAGGKIVTTRDSLAAGIHYFWDNVGRYMQKPTWIWKQMIIDVLSPDAAVMTATYHVPHHTPTGQPHDIGGAWTAVFVRQGARWVIIQEHLSDLPAPPPAK, encoded by the coding sequence ATGCTCACATCGCGCCGAGGGGTCGTGATCGCGGGGGCGCTGGCCGTGCTCGCCGCGCTCTCCGCTTGCAGCAGCCCGCCGTCCGAGCCCTGGGGGCTCACGCACGCACAGGCCGAGGCGATCCGCAAGGACATCCGCGACGAGGTGACCAGGGCATACGATCTGTCGCGCCCCCACATCGCCCGCAACATGCTGAGTCTCTATCCCGACTCGGGGCGCATCATCTCGGCGGCGGGCGGGAAGATCGTCACGACGCGCGATTCGCTGGCCGCCGGCATCCATTATTTCTGGGACAACGTGGGCCGCTACATGCAGAAGCCCACCTGGATCTGGAAGCAGATGATCATCGACGTGCTCTCGCCCGACGCGGCGGTGATGACGGCCACGTATCACGTGCCGCACCATACGCCCACCGGCCAACCGCACGACATCGGCGGCGCGTGGACGGCGGTGTTCGTGCGCCAGGGCGCGCGGTGGGTGATCATCCAGGAGCACCTGTCGGATCTGCCGGCGCCGCCGCCGGCGAAGTGA